A genomic segment from Candidatus Omnitrophota bacterium encodes:
- a CDS encoding glycosyltransferase family 87 protein, whose protein sequence is MKVRITKKVFVVLVVCVLVGFGVYHDMRTVSGSNDLDTYYTAGKFMREGVTVYRAEVFSTTVSPYLYLPLFAILVSPLTLLSLRVASLVWYLLGLSFFIMSFLITVRLVSGTFDWRGIFSRRSLILNIISVLFIFSALLDNISLAQVDFMIYFLIVLSLYAHEKHRDLWAGIIIAAAGVIKIYPLFLLLYFTFKGKVRIIAGALIGIFLFVFAVPVACMGVDRFRSEMGDWARMKMAPYARPPAKRLEDNYTHFESLCKLSNQSLSAVLARYLTDYYYDPKADIEDIDEWVGNNIKHKIPFPVKLPPYQVEVATKFISLMILLVSFSAVVMGRKRSSRESTSVEYAVMLLCMILLFPVVQTHLLASMVFPVLAFNTVRGKMPEKVERVADIVFIIAFLLYALQADRFMKSLGSGAMSVLVMWVLFVFLSLRGVGPGLSAEEPPA, encoded by the coding sequence GTGAAAGTAAGGATCACTAAAAAAGTATTTGTGGTGCTGGTGGTATGCGTATTGGTGGGGTTTGGCGTATATCACGATATGAGGACCGTATCCGGGTCTAATGACCTGGATACATATTATACCGCCGGCAAATTTATGCGCGAAGGCGTTACTGTCTACAGGGCTGAGGTGTTCAGCACTACCGTTTCCCCGTATCTTTACCTGCCGCTGTTCGCCATACTGGTATCGCCGCTTACGCTTTTATCCTTAAGGGTCGCGTCACTGGTCTGGTATCTACTGGGTCTTTCATTTTTTATTATGTCTTTTCTTATTACCGTACGTCTGGTCTCCGGTACGTTCGACTGGCGAGGTATTTTTTCGCGCCGGAGCCTTATCCTGAACATAATATCCGTTCTGTTCATATTCAGCGCGCTTTTGGATAACATATCCCTGGCACAGGTGGATTTCATGATATATTTCCTGATAGTGCTTTCCCTTTACGCGCATGAAAAACACCGGGATCTCTGGGCGGGCATCATCATCGCCGCTGCCGGCGTGATAAAGATATATCCATTGTTCCTCCTGCTGTATTTTACGTTCAAGGGGAAGGTAAGGATAATAGCCGGCGCGCTTATCGGTATTTTTCTCTTTGTGTTCGCGGTCCCTGTCGCTTGCATGGGGGTGGACAGGTTCCGCTCGGAGATGGGGGACTGGGCCCGGATGAAAATGGCCCCATACGCGAGGCCACCCGCGAAAAGACTGGAAGATAATTATACGCATTTCGAGTCATTGTGCAAGCTGAGCAACCAGTCGCTTTCGGCCGTGTTGGCCCGGTATCTTACCGATTATTATTACGACCCGAAAGCCGATATAGAGGATATAGATGAATGGGTGGGGAACAACATAAAGCATAAGATACCGTTCCCGGTCAAGCTTCCACCTTATCAGGTCGAGGTCGCTACAAAGTTCATATCACTGATGATCCTGCTGGTATCTTTCAGCGCGGTCGTGATGGGCAGGAAGCGTTCCAGCAGGGAAAGCACATCGGTTGAGTATGCTGTCATGCTTTTATGCATGATATTGCTTTTTCCTGTGGTGCAGACGCATCTCCTGGCCTCGATGGTATTTCCCGTGTTGGCATTCAACACCGTCCGGGGTAAGATGCCGGAAAAGGTAGAACGTGTTGCCGATATCGTATTTATTATAGCCTTTCTGCTCTATGCTCTGCAAGCAGACCGATTTATGAAGAGCCTGGGGTCCGGCGCGATGTCGGTCCTTGTAATGTGGGTCCTTTTCGTTTTTCTATCTCTGCGGGGGGTTGGTCCGGGTCTTTCCGCCGAAGAACCTCCTGCCTGA
- the fmt gene encoding methionyl-tRNA formyltransferase produces the protein MKIIFFGTGSYSIVSLKRIVTTSHELVAVVTQPDKKKGRGWNMEPSPVKAVAGKILPGMDVFQPEKVSDPAFIDTLRTLEADVFVVVDYGQILTSGILSLPGKYCVNLHPSLLPRHRGASPVNYTILKGDPISGNTVIRMNERMDAGDIILQSCLEIRPGENAGELLTRLSTSGAELLVSALDKIAAGTEQMSPQDDAKVTYAPRLKRADGEIDWTRSAEEICRMVRAFYPWPGTYTYMNGRTLKILEARECGDMPPGPAGKLIVGDELIVNTSQGGVRIGSVQLEGKKPMDAVSFMRGLRDAEDVILGGKK, from the coding sequence ATGAAGATAATATTCTTCGGTACCGGAAGTTATAGTATAGTTTCGCTTAAAAGGATAGTTACGACCTCCCATGAGCTGGTGGCCGTTGTTACGCAACCGGATAAAAAAAAGGGCCGGGGATGGAACATGGAACCGTCACCGGTCAAGGCTGTGGCCGGTAAGATATTGCCTGGTATGGACGTGTTCCAGCCGGAAAAAGTGTCAGACCCCGCGTTTATTGATACCCTGAGGACCCTGGAGGCGGATGTTTTCGTCGTGGTCGATTACGGGCAGATACTCACAAGCGGTATTCTGTCCCTTCCTGGTAAATATTGCGTTAATCTGCATCCTTCGCTCCTCCCGAGGCACAGGGGAGCCTCGCCTGTGAACTATACCATATTAAAAGGAGACCCCATATCCGGTAATACCGTTATCCGTATGAACGAGCGCATGGATGCCGGGGATATCATTCTGCAGTCATGCTTGGAGATACGGCCGGGAGAGAACGCCGGGGAGCTTTTGACGCGACTTTCTACGAGCGGGGCGGAGCTTCTTGTCAGTGCCCTGGACAAGATAGCCGCGGGGACCGAACAGATGTCCCCGCAGGACGACGCAAAAGTAACATACGCCCCCAGGTTGAAAAGGGCGGATGGCGAAATAGACTGGACCAGGAGCGCCGAAGAGATCTGCCGCATGGTAAGGGCTTTCTACCCGTGGCCCGGCACGTATACATATATGAATGGAAGGACCCTTAAAATACTCGAGGCCCGGGAGTGTGGTGATATGCCTCCCGGTCCGGCAGGGAAGCTTATAGTCGGGGACGAGCTCATCGTTAACACGTCCCAGGGTGGAGTGAGGATAGGCAGTGTCCAGCTGGAGGGCAAAAAGCCCATGGACGCGGTATCGTTCATGCGTGGGTTGCGGGACGCCGAAGACGTGATATTAGGCGGGAAAAAGTGA
- a CDS encoding glycosyltransferase family 9 protein, producing the protein MAERVLVTKIGNIGDVLMVTPMIRKIKNVIPGVVIDVLTITGSMFVLNGNPYVNEICEYRKFHKIEKWFRRPILARSLAGRPYTRCFMLDTNKEHRSFVVGIAGKSSRKYGFLGHVFDEVLYDGIKKDTGRHLIENNLRLVEKALGCGITEEDHKMDLFVPEEVRSRLSGILGAYDTQPGEYFIIHPGCTEFLPYRGWAHDRYVSVIDHLTSVGRKVVITGRENERDEIDKMVKMCLRREMVGKAVGRPIFEVIAMIGSSCGVLCADTGVAHFARALGVPLTVLFGPSNPLFTGPIGPGVYNMIRKGHDCGPCHDNEGFDEDMRRLCSGKNPVPCMDSISVEEVISSVDGLLTAFTPKKEA; encoded by the coding sequence ATGGCTGAACGAGTACTTGTGACAAAGATTGGTAATATAGGTGACGTCCTTATGGTGACGCCAATGATACGTAAGATCAAGAACGTTATCCCCGGGGTTGTCATAGATGTGCTTACCATCACCGGGTCTATGTTCGTTCTTAACGGTAACCCGTATGTGAATGAAATATGTGAATACAGGAAATTCCATAAGATCGAAAAGTGGTTCAGGCGGCCGATCCTTGCCCGCTCACTGGCGGGAAGGCCGTATACGCGTTGTTTTATGCTGGATACGAACAAGGAACACAGGTCATTTGTCGTAGGTATAGCGGGTAAGTCTTCCAGAAAATACGGTTTTCTCGGGCATGTGTTCGATGAGGTCCTGTACGACGGCATAAAAAAAGATACGGGCAGGCATCTTATAGAGAACAACCTGCGTCTTGTCGAAAAGGCCTTAGGTTGCGGGATCACCGAAGAGGACCACAAGATGGACCTTTTTGTGCCTGAGGAGGTACGGTCACGCCTGTCGGGTATATTGGGGGCGTATGATACCCAGCCCGGGGAATATTTTATCATACATCCGGGATGTACGGAGTTCTTGCCGTACCGTGGATGGGCGCACGACAGGTATGTGTCTGTTATTGACCATCTGACCTCCGTAGGGCGTAAGGTGGTGATCACAGGCCGGGAGAACGAAAGGGATGAGATAGACAAGATGGTAAAGATGTGTCTTAGGCGGGAAATGGTCGGCAAAGCCGTAGGCCGGCCGATCTTTGAGGTCATAGCCATGATCGGGAGCTCTTGCGGTGTTCTGTGCGCGGACACGGGAGTGGCGCATTTCGCGAGAGCGCTTGGCGTTCCCCTGACGGTCCTTTTCGGTCCGTCCAATCCGTTGTTTACGGGTCCCATAGGCCCCGGGGTCTATAATATGATAAGAAAGGGCCATGATTGTGGTCCATGCCATGATAATGAGGGATTTGACGAGGATATGCGGCGGTTATGCTCGGGAAAGAACCCGGTGCCATGTATGGACAGCATAAGTGTGGAAGAGGTGATCTCGTCGGTGGATGGTCTGCTCACGGCGTTCACCCCGAAAAAGGAAGCGTGA
- the priA gene encoding primosomal protein N' yields MPMPGYVEVVIKLPLDRTFQYKITGKESFPPELGKRVKVPFRNYQKTGYIVALEDAPQVESPREVIDVIDEQPVLSRELIALAGWIRDNYFCSMGEAIEAMLPGTIRRGKMTMRSRIKEEPRDVASSRPHTPNTEQASVLREIRKCLAKGAHEVFLLHGITGSGKTEIYLQAMEDVLSMGKSGVMLVPEISLTPQTVERFVSRFGDKVAVLHSRMLESARFEEWERIKKGEARVVVGPRSAIFSPIKDPGLFIVDEEHEPSYKQEDAPRYHARDVAIERGRLSGAPVILGSATPSLESYYMAMNGKCKLVELTQRIKEQELPRIKIVDMRMDFDTRVGKTVISKVMSDVLQKDVHDRKQALIFLNRRGFSTFVLCPGCGGSVKCRKCDSPMVYHAEKGELICHYCNTRIVPPTKCPSCGKDELSYKGTGTQKVEKELRRIIPEARIARMDSDTMAKRGAHDRLLGDFKEHKIDVIVGTQMIAKGLDFPKVTMVGVVSADANLNLPDFRSGERTFDLITQVAGRAGRGDMGGEVVVQTFTPEHYAIAFSAKHDYHGFYAREMESRRELMLPPVVHIAKIMVRARKEEKAEKAAGDISCMIRRKMPDVDMLGPAPAPMLKLRGYYRWNILLRGESREDLTRKLREVFAGTRKKTDVIVSVDIDPMSL; encoded by the coding sequence ATGCCCATGCCAGGATATGTTGAGGTCGTAATAAAGCTTCCGTTGGATCGGACGTTCCAATACAAGATCACCGGGAAAGAAAGTTTTCCGCCGGAATTAGGCAAAAGGGTGAAGGTGCCGTTCCGGAACTACCAGAAGACGGGATATATCGTAGCGTTGGAAGATGCCCCGCAGGTGGAATCACCTCGGGAGGTGATCGATGTGATAGACGAACAGCCCGTGTTGTCCCGCGAACTTATAGCGCTCGCGGGATGGATAAGGGATAATTATTTTTGTTCCATGGGCGAAGCCATAGAGGCTATGCTGCCGGGCACGATAAGGCGCGGCAAGATGACCATGCGTTCACGGATAAAAGAGGAACCACGGGATGTGGCGTCCTCCCGGCCCCACACGCCGAATACTGAACAGGCCAGTGTGCTTCGGGAAATAAGGAAGTGCCTGGCTAAAGGGGCCCACGAGGTGTTCCTCCTGCATGGTATCACGGGAAGCGGCAAGACCGAAATATATCTTCAGGCTATGGAGGATGTATTGTCGATGGGAAAGAGCGGGGTCATGCTCGTCCCGGAGATATCACTTACTCCTCAGACGGTAGAACGTTTCGTTTCCAGGTTCGGGGACAAAGTGGCGGTCCTCCACTCCCGCATGCTTGAAAGCGCGCGTTTCGAGGAATGGGAGAGAATAAAAAAAGGAGAGGCGAGAGTAGTGGTGGGCCCACGTTCCGCTATTTTCAGCCCCATAAAAGACCCGGGACTTTTCATCGTGGATGAGGAACATGAACCCAGCTATAAACAGGAGGACGCTCCCAGGTATCATGCCAGGGATGTCGCGATAGAGAGAGGCCGGCTTTCAGGGGCCCCGGTCATATTGGGCAGCGCTACTCCGTCGCTGGAATCGTACTATATGGCGATGAACGGGAAATGCAAGCTTGTTGAGCTTACCCAGCGCATAAAAGAGCAGGAGCTCCCTCGCATAAAGATAGTGGATATGAGGATGGATTTCGATACGCGTGTGGGGAAGACGGTGATATCAAAGGTGATGTCGGACGTCCTGCAGAAAGACGTACATGACAGGAAGCAGGCGCTTATATTCCTTAATAGAAGGGGTTTTTCTACTTTTGTGCTGTGTCCCGGTTGTGGAGGATCCGTAAAATGCAGAAAGTGCGATTCCCCTATGGTGTACCACGCGGAAAAGGGTGAGCTGATATGTCATTATTGCAATACCCGCATAGTGCCGCCGACTAAATGTCCTTCCTGCGGGAAGGATGAGCTTTCTTACAAGGGTACCGGTACGCAAAAGGTCGAAAAGGAGCTGCGCAGGATAATACCGGAGGCGCGGATAGCGCGTATGGATAGCGATACGATGGCCAAAAGAGGAGCACATGACAGGCTTCTTGGTGATTTCAAGGAACACAAGATCGACGTTATAGTCGGGACGCAGATGATCGCCAAGGGGCTGGATTTCCCCAAGGTGACCATGGTAGGAGTTGTGTCCGCCGACGCTAACCTTAATCTCCCGGATTTCAGGTCGGGAGAAAGGACGTTCGATCTTATTACCCAGGTGGCTGGCCGCGCGGGCAGAGGCGACATGGGGGGTGAGGTCGTAGTGCAGACGTTCACGCCCGAGCATTACGCGATAGCTTTCTCGGCTAAACATGATTACCATGGTTTCTACGCGCGGGAAATGGAGTCTAGGCGGGAGCTTATGCTGCCGCCGGTAGTACATATCGCCAAGATCATGGTAAGGGCCCGGAAAGAGGAAAAAGCCGAAAAAGCCGCGGGAGACATAAGCTGCATGATAAGGCGTAAGATGCCGGATGTTGATATGCTGGGGCCCGCTCCGGCGCCTATGCTGAAGCTCAGGGGCTATTACAGGTGGAATATTCTTTTGCGTGGGGAGAGCAGGGAGGACCTTACGCGAAAATTGAGGGAAGTGTTCGCGGGTACGAGAAAAAAGACGGATGTGATCGTAAGCGTTGATATCGATCCCATGTCATTGTAA
- a CDS encoding uracil-DNA glycosylase yields MAKKKGIDELLNGIEQRIEAESLAGVNELLSIGLEKEVIGLNGLTEKVASCVKCHLEAMRRNTVFGEGSETAELMFIGEAPGADEDEQGRPFVGRAGQLLTKIIGSIGLKREDVYIANILKCRPPGNRNPMPTEIATCSPYLVKQIQIIKPRVICALGKFSAQTLLNTDMPISKLRGKFYYYKGIKLMPTYHPAYLLRNSHGKKDVWEDMKMIAKELGLVVPDQKK; encoded by the coding sequence ATGGCTAAAAAGAAAGGCATAGACGAGCTCTTGAACGGTATTGAGCAGCGTATCGAAGCCGAGAGCCTGGCCGGCGTGAATGAATTATTGTCCATTGGGCTTGAAAAAGAGGTTATCGGGTTGAACGGCCTTACTGAAAAGGTCGCATCATGCGTAAAATGTCATCTGGAAGCCATGCGTAGGAATACCGTGTTCGGCGAAGGATCGGAAACGGCGGAATTGATGTTCATAGGTGAGGCGCCCGGCGCCGATGAGGATGAACAGGGCCGGCCTTTCGTAGGGCGCGCCGGACAACTCCTAACTAAGATAATAGGATCCATAGGGCTGAAAAGAGAGGATGTTTATATAGCCAACATATTGAAATGCCGGCCGCCCGGGAACAGGAACCCCATGCCCACGGAGATCGCTACCTGCAGCCCTTATCTGGTGAAACAGATACAGATCATAAAGCCCCGGGTCATATGTGCTTTGGGAAAGTTCTCGGCGCAGACGTTGTTGAATACTGATATGCCCATAAGCAAGTTAAGGGGCAAGTTCTACTATTATAAAGGTATAAAACTTATGCCTACCTACCATCCGGCGTATTTATTGCGCAATTCCCATGGAAAAAAGGACGTATGGGAAGACATGAAAATGATCGCTAAAGAACTGGGGCTTGTCGTTCCAGACCAGAAAAAGTGA
- a CDS encoding glycosyltransferase, whose protein sequence is MGQNKKIVVLYSTAGLGHKKAALALVDAFKERIPTENIDLIDVNDYANKLYRFLYLDAYVFMMSRAKWLWGILYYFSNLPFVDLITKKLRNMLDYKSLPGLASALKKKDPDVIVSTHFLLPSIAGLLRKSGLNSQMFVVVTDYGPHSYWLSPDIDVFFVGAVSAGEEMVKRGVDRARIFSTGIPTEGVFDRDLDKAAISADSGLDQERRTIFLMSGGFGVGPMVEMLMELNRCKADIQVIAVCGHNKAAFDNINRIRHSLQYPLKLFGFTDKVAELMAVSDIMITKAGGISVTEALNSRLPMILFGSIPGQETWNEAFLVSGGAAEKAHRIKDIPELANRMLLSMDVYDAHKAALESLRRPNAAKKIADIVLSWGKESPYNKGGSDNG, encoded by the coding sequence ATGGGACAGAATAAAAAAATAGTCGTTCTTTATTCGACCGCGGGACTGGGGCACAAGAAGGCGGCGCTTGCTCTTGTGGACGCCTTCAAGGAAAGGATACCGACGGAAAATATCGATCTGATAGACGTTAACGACTATGCCAACAAGCTGTACAGGTTCCTTTATCTTGACGCGTATGTTTTTATGATGTCCCGGGCTAAATGGCTGTGGGGCATATTGTACTATTTCTCCAACTTGCCGTTCGTTGACCTTATAACGAAAAAACTCAGGAACATGCTTGATTACAAAAGCCTTCCGGGTCTCGCTTCCGCGCTCAAGAAGAAAGATCCCGATGTGATAGTTTCCACACATTTTCTCCTTCCCAGCATAGCCGGTCTTTTGCGCAAGTCCGGGCTGAACAGCCAGATGTTCGTGGTGGTAACGGATTACGGCCCGCATAGTTATTGGTTATCCCCGGATATAGACGTGTTTTTCGTGGGGGCGGTCTCCGCGGGAGAGGAGATGGTCAAACGCGGTGTGGACAGGGCCCGGATATTCTCTACCGGGATACCGACAGAAGGTGTGTTCGACCGGGATCTTGACAAAGCCGCCATAAGCGCGGATAGCGGGCTTGACCAGGAACGCAGGACCATATTCCTCATGAGCGGGGGTTTTGGCGTGGGGCCTATGGTCGAAATGCTTATGGAACTTAATCGGTGCAAGGCCGATATCCAGGTAATAGCGGTATGTGGGCATAATAAAGCGGCCTTTGATAACATAAACAGGATAAGACACAGCCTGCAATATCCTCTTAAACTTTTCGGGTTCACGGACAAAGTGGCTGAACTCATGGCCGTGTCGGATATAATGATAACCAAGGCTGGGGGGATAAGTGTCACGGAAGCGCTCAATTCGAGACTTCCGATGATACTTTTCGGGTCGATCCCGGGGCAGGAGACATGGAACGAGGCGTTCCTGGTCTCGGGAGGCGCGGCGGAAAAGGCCCATAGGATAAAAGATATCCCGGAGCTGGCGAACAGGATGTTGCTTTCCATGGATGTCTACGACGCGCATAAAGCGGCGCTGGAGTCGTTAAGGCGTCCGAACGCCGCGAAAAAGATAGCTGATATCGTACTGAGCTGGGGGAAGGAAAGCCCTTATAATAAAGGAGGATCGGATAATGGCTAA
- a CDS encoding HAD-IIIA family hydrolase, with product MLKKFVFIDRDGVINRDPGGWTKRGYVTRWDEFDVLPGVLEAMRMLAEAGYGAVIVSNQQGVGKGYMTKRDLLAVSEKMSEVIRASGGTIDGIYYCTHLKEENCSCRKPKSGLFVQAEKDLDIGDISGMFYIGDTERDIQAGRAAGMRTILVLSGKSVRGDIDAWKYKPDHICADLLAAVKFILNDSKIAGGTHGTE from the coding sequence ATGCTTAAGAAATTCGTTTTTATAGACAGGGACGGGGTTATAAACCGCGACCCTGGAGGCTGGACAAAACGCGGGTATGTGACCAGGTGGGATGAGTTCGATGTTCTGCCGGGGGTCCTTGAAGCTATGAGGATGCTGGCGGAGGCCGGATACGGGGCGGTGATCGTATCCAACCAGCAGGGGGTGGGAAAAGGATACATGACGAAGAGGGACCTCCTCGCGGTCTCGGAGAAGATGTCGGAGGTCATTCGTGCTTCCGGAGGAACGATTGACGGGATATATTATTGTACCCATTTGAAAGAGGAGAATTGTTCCTGCCGTAAACCGAAGAGTGGTCTTTTCGTTCAGGCCGAAAAGGACCTGGATATTGGTGATATTAGCGGTATGTTCTATATAGGAGATACTGAGAGGGATATACAGGCTGGAAGGGCTGCCGGTATGCGTACTATACTTGTCCTTTCCGGCAAGTCAGTGCGCGGTGATATAGACGCGTGGAAATACAAGCCGGACCATATCTGCGCTGATCTTTTGGCGGCCGTGAAATTCATATTGAACGATAGTAAGATAGCCGGGGGGACTCATGGGACAGAATAA
- a CDS encoding glycosyltransferase family 9 protein: MDGKNKKKVLIANIFGIGDVLFSTPLVANIKKNMPGVSVDYLCNKRVKDMVKMVPGVDKVIVYEKDDYVSLWQRSKKAFFSEVAGLMREIKTGRYDVVIDLTMSRKFGFLFFLSGIKERLGLDYRKRGLFLTRKITIEGFKDKHVTEHYLDILGLMGITPSENVTRIVPDEEALKGAEEYLVEKGRGKGPLVAVIPGGGASWGAQAARKRWPPKEFAIVADMLAAEGCDIIILGDRAEAGLCFYLAGLMRSIPLAVDNALELRDYASLLASCDLVLCNDGGPLHMAVAAGTATVSIFGPVDEKIYGPFPQSGHHKVMTARNVDCRPCYKNFRLPECVSGQECLLALEPGDVFDACMSLIKGKNA, from the coding sequence ATGGATGGTAAAAACAAAAAGAAAGTGTTGATCGCCAATATCTTTGGTATAGGCGATGTGCTTTTCTCTACCCCGCTGGTGGCTAACATAAAAAAGAACATGCCGGGAGTGAGCGTGGATTACCTTTGTAATAAAAGGGTAAAAGACATGGTCAAAATGGTGCCGGGGGTGGATAAGGTGATAGTGTATGAGAAGGATGATTATGTCTCCCTGTGGCAAAGGTCCAAGAAAGCTTTTTTTTCCGAGGTCGCCGGGCTTATGCGTGAAATAAAGACCGGACGTTATGATGTCGTGATAGATCTCACCATGTCGCGGAAATTCGGGTTCCTGTTCTTTTTGTCGGGTATAAAGGAGAGATTGGGACTGGATTATAGAAAAAGAGGACTGTTCCTTACCCGGAAGATCACGATAGAGGGGTTCAAGGACAAACACGTGACCGAACACTACCTGGATATACTTGGGCTTATGGGGATAACGCCTTCGGAGAATGTAACGCGGATCGTTCCTGATGAAGAAGCGCTCAAGGGCGCGGAGGAATATCTTGTTGAAAAGGGCCGGGGAAAAGGGCCGCTCGTAGCCGTTATTCCCGGAGGCGGGGCCAGCTGGGGGGCCCAGGCGGCAAGGAAACGCTGGCCGCCTAAGGAGTTCGCGATCGTCGCCGATATGCTGGCCGCGGAAGGGTGCGATATCATCATCCTGGGTGACAGGGCGGAGGCCGGATTATGTTTTTATCTTGCCGGTCTGATGAGGTCCATTCCTTTAGCCGTGGACAACGCGCTGGAGCTCAGGGACTACGCGTCCCTTCTGGCCAGTTGTGATCTGGTGCTATGCAACGACGGAGGGCCTCTCCATATGGCGGTGGCGGCGGGTACGGCTACGGTGTCCATATTCGGGCCCGTGGACGAGAAAATATATGGCCCATTCCCGCAAAGCGGGCATCATAAGGTCATGACCGCGCGCAACGTGGATTGCCGGCCCTGCTATAAGAATTTCCGGTTGCCGGAATGTGTTTCCGGGCAGGAATGTCTTTTAGCGTTGGAGCCGGGGGATGTTTTTGACGCGTGCATGAGCCTGATAAAGGGAAAAAATGCTTAA
- a CDS encoding glycosyltransferase family 9 protein has product MDRIVIFRTDRIGEVLLSTVSIDAVKRAEPGALVSFVTSGYSKPLLDSRSDLQEVMVFEPGSHVFREAVRLAGMLRKRKFDAAIVLNPHKVLHLGCFLAGIPVRAGLSRKWGFLLTRSTADERDKGQKHEVEYTLDILATLGFHNGGNISPRLVATARGTARMLKALEKAGGGKGPFVAIHVSSSNPAKVWPAEKFARLIRSIKDKFGMDILVLGSEDEKAYVREIIEMSGPGAIDLAGVLDLDMLAALLARATVFIGNDAGPMHMAAASGVPVISIFRQDPRGAGPNRWRPWGEEHVVFHETVSGDPMCIERLGNAYKWAAEIGPDEVSDMCGELLLRKR; this is encoded by the coding sequence ATGGATAGAATAGTAATATTTCGCACAGACCGAATAGGGGAAGTGCTTCTTTCGACGGTATCTATCGATGCCGTAAAAAGAGCTGAGCCGGGCGCTTTGGTCTCGTTCGTTACCTCGGGCTATTCAAAGCCGCTTTTGGACAGCAGGTCCGACCTCCAAGAGGTGATGGTCTTTGAACCCGGCTCCCATGTGTTCAGGGAAGCGGTAAGGCTGGCGGGTATGCTGCGGAAAAGGAAGTTCGACGCGGCGATAGTGCTTAACCCGCATAAGGTGCTGCATCTCGGTTGTTTCCTGGCGGGCATACCTGTAAGGGCCGGACTCTCCCGGAAATGGGGGTTTTTGCTTACCAGGTCCACCGCCGATGAACGCGATAAGGGCCAGAAACATGAAGTTGAATATACGCTGGATATACTGGCGACCTTAGGCTTCCATAACGGGGGGAATATCTCTCCGCGTTTGGTGGCCACTGCTAGAGGTACGGCGCGTATGCTTAAGGCGCTGGAAAAGGCAGGAGGGGGGAAGGGTCCATTCGTGGCCATACATGTTTCCAGCAGTAATCCCGCGAAGGTCTGGCCGGCGGAAAAGTTCGCTCGTTTGATCAGGTCGATAAAGGATAAATTCGGCATGGATATCCTTGTGCTCGGCTCGGAAGATGAAAAGGCGTATGTCAGGGAAATAATAGAGATGTCGGGTCCCGGGGCGATCGACCTGGCCGGGGTCCTTGACCTGGATATGTTGGCGGCGTTGCTGGCGCGCGCGACTGTTTTTATAGGTAATGACGCCGGTCCCATGCATATGGCCGCGGCTTCGGGGGTGCCGGTGATCTCGATATTCCGGCAGGACCCACGTGGAGCCGGACCTAACCGGTGGCGGCCATGGGGCGAGGAGCACGTTGTGTTCCATGAAACCGTTTCCGGTGACCCGATGTGTATCGAAAGATTAGGCAATGCTTACAAGTGGGCGGCTGAGATAGGGCCAGATGAAGTATCCGATATGTGTGGTGAACTTCTTTTACGTAAAAGATAA
- a CDS encoding glycosyltransferase family 2 protein, whose protein sequence is MKISVIMPVYNEKDTILEIIRRVEAADFDKEVILVDDASRDGTREMLRERYGEGSGRIKVFYHDVNQGKGAALSTGIRHASGAYVVVQDADLEYSPSDIKGLVEVAEKEQAPAVYGSRFKKTWKVTSFPHFFVNWALTVMTNIMFGGRLTDMETCYKLVRSDIMKAMEIESKRFDVEPEVTAKLLRNGYRIMEVAISYDRRGYKEGKKIGWRDGIAALRALLRYRFTPRSNPCPDNG, encoded by the coding sequence ATGAAAATATCCGTTATCATGCCAGTATACAACGAGAAGGATACCATACTTGAGATAATCCGGCGGGTAGAAGCGGCGGATTTCGACAAGGAGGTGATCCTGGTCGATGACGCGTCACGGGATGGGACCAGGGAAATGCTCAGGGAAAGATATGGTGAAGGAAGTGGACGGATAAAGGTGTTCTATCACGACGTGAACCAGGGGAAGGGCGCGGCTCTCAGTACCGGGATAAGACACGCATCCGGGGCATATGTCGTGGTGCAGGATGCCGACCTGGAATATTCTCCCTCGGACATCAAGGGTCTGGTTGAGGTGGCCGAAAAGGAACAAGCCCCGGCGGTATACGGTTCGCGCTTTAAAAAGACATGGAAGGTAACGTCTTTCCCGCATTTTTTCGTGAACTGGGCCCTTACGGTCATGACGAACATCATGTTCGGCGGCAGGCTCACGGATATGGAAACATGTTATAAGCTCGTGCGCTCCGATATCATGAAAGCCATGGAGATAGAATCCAAGAGGTTTGACGTAGAGCCTGAAGTCACCGCTAAACTCCTGAGGAACGGATACAGGATAATGGAAGTGGCGATATCTTATGACCGCCGTGGTTATAAGGAAGGTAAAAAAATAGGTTGGCGTGACGGGATAGCGGCCCTGAGAGCTCTTCTCAGGTATCGCTTTACGCCGCGTTCGAACCCGTGTCCCGATAATGGATAG